One window of Phycodurus eques isolate BA_2022a chromosome 17, UOR_Pequ_1.1, whole genome shotgun sequence genomic DNA carries:
- the znrd2 gene encoding protein ZNRD2 isoform X1, whose translation MVHFSMLHVHTKPPAGHVHNHRQLDLKTHSLPLTVGFPAAPSEEEDLEWEPPTDAEMKVIQARRERQDQISKVMGGYLLKGYKMLAECCDVCGNILMQDRTHKNYCVSCQELDSDVDKDNPALNAQAALSQVRERHLAAHSPAPSDPAYVDGGAVPQPRPEHCEGAAAGGRAVAPAATPSAPTPAAAAGGPGAGAASPAPAPAPAPGRAAATAAASAAARPVAARPVLRDAEEAVLSKMRWASSQLQSCASLESSIQLCQLISSCAASLRSLREISQ comes from the exons ATGGTTCATTTCTCgatgcttcatgtgcacacgaaaccacctgctggccatgtgcataatcacaggcagctggatctaaaaactcattcactgccattgacggttGGATTTCCTGCTGCCCCATCAGAGGAGGAAGACTTGGAGTGGGAGCCCCCCACCGACGCAGAGATGAAGGTGATCCAGGCCCGCAGGGAGAGACAGGACCAGATCAGCAAAGTCATGGGGGGATACCTCCTCAAAGGATACAAGATGCTTGCCGAGTGCTGCGACGTCTGCGGG AACATTCTGATGCAGGACCGCACACACAAGAACTATTGCGTCTCGTGTCAGGAGCTGGACTCGGACGTTGACAAGGACAATCCTg CCCTCAATGCGCAGGCGGCGCTGTCCCAGGTGCGCGAGCGGCATCTGGCGGCTCACTCTCCGGCGCCGAGCGATCCGGCCTACGTCGACGGCGGCGCCGTCCCGCAGCCCAGACCGGAGCACTGCGAGGGGGCGGCGGCCGGGGGCAGAGCCGTCGCTCCCGCGGCCACGCCCTCGGCGCCGACGCCGGCGGCGGCCGCCGGCGGCCCGGGGGCCGGCGCCGCTTCGCCGGCCCCGGCCCCGGCCCCGGCGCCGGGCCGggcggcggcgacggcggcggcgagcgCGGCCGCGCGACCGGTGGCCGCGCGTCCCGTGCTGCGGGACGCCGAGGAGGCGGTGCTGAGCAAAATGCGCTGGGCCAGCAGCCAGCTGCAAAGTTGCGCCTCGCTGGAGTCCAGCATCCAGCTGTGCCAGCTGATCTCCAGCTGCGCCGCCTCCCTGCGGAGCCTGCGGGAGATCAGCCAATGA
- the znrd2 gene encoding protein ZNRD2 isoform X2 codes for MSLNGEEEDLEWEPPTDAEMKVIQARRERQDQISKVMGGYLLKGYKMLAECCDVCGNILMQDRTHKNYCVSCQELDSDVDKDNPALNAQAALSQVRERHLAAHSPAPSDPAYVDGGAVPQPRPEHCEGAAAGGRAVAPAATPSAPTPAAAAGGPGAGAASPAPAPAPAPGRAAATAAASAAARPVAARPVLRDAEEAVLSKMRWASSQLQSCASLESSIQLCQLISSCAASLRSLREISQ; via the exons ATGTCGCTAAATGgag AGGAGGAAGACTTGGAGTGGGAGCCCCCCACCGACGCAGAGATGAAGGTGATCCAGGCCCGCAGGGAGAGACAGGACCAGATCAGCAAAGTCATGGGGGGATACCTCCTCAAAGGATACAAGATGCTTGCCGAGTGCTGCGACGTCTGCGGG AACATTCTGATGCAGGACCGCACACACAAGAACTATTGCGTCTCGTGTCAGGAGCTGGACTCGGACGTTGACAAGGACAATCCTg CCCTCAATGCGCAGGCGGCGCTGTCCCAGGTGCGCGAGCGGCATCTGGCGGCTCACTCTCCGGCGCCGAGCGATCCGGCCTACGTCGACGGCGGCGCCGTCCCGCAGCCCAGACCGGAGCACTGCGAGGGGGCGGCGGCCGGGGGCAGAGCCGTCGCTCCCGCGGCCACGCCCTCGGCGCCGACGCCGGCGGCGGCCGCCGGCGGCCCGGGGGCCGGCGCCGCTTCGCCGGCCCCGGCCCCGGCCCCGGCGCCGGGCCGggcggcggcgacggcggcggcgagcgCGGCCGCGCGACCGGTGGCCGCGCGTCCCGTGCTGCGGGACGCCGAGGAGGCGGTGCTGAGCAAAATGCGCTGGGCCAGCAGCCAGCTGCAAAGTTGCGCCTCGCTGGAGTCCAGCATCCAGCTGTGCCAGCTGATCTCCAGCTGCGCCGCCTCCCTGCGGAGCCTGCGGGAGATCAGCCAATGA
- the LOC133415570 gene encoding trichohyalin-like isoform X5 translates to MTPSRSRDTAAADDIAAFGRALAAQDSEAADREERGRGSPGKLQSEVIVAPPPPWPFAAPQRPSTSVLAAFITPKRTRLHGDEDADDLRRRADAGGEPPRDVVREAPGSQSGGCVAERDSGGLSALEEEQEEEEEEERRSRRRRWQHEEEKRRLLAEEKRRLFQEQEELRKLKERRRRQEEQLLQEKGERDRRLRQEEEEEGRRRRDARQEEAGLVRRREEEEEEEERSKEEERRQRREEETRRMLQREKEEEAERRRRRGREEEAKEEERKRRQKEGKEEEERERERKRRLDGDRLREENGGMERTKKEEEAATGEERQKREGEPRKRRWEEEERRVEDERQRLRGEQDRMRKEEEMERKKSEEEERKRRCDEEERVTPRLREEKETVEKERRHEEEARRDDGERKEDREREENERMARKKGGELEKKEEERIDQEMQRLREEKEWREKRKAELKRREEEERRKEEERKMEGEERKRRCEEEESVKVEKERRQRSREENERKKMEEERRRKKEEEEDRRCREEERLKVETEKEMTRLREEKEEEVKQRRGQQESLGALRLPLLGASCMTPPSLSQSGETQAADQRGTAEVDAPARPIVAKAPPLGPPAVSVVEDVSKLADEKTSTLSEGSLRTSAAEEEEEDEERAAQGCQSAAAEQNPPGSEGSLEVHVDHAVDPFPWTASSAEPEPGPSDRPQLSLVARLRLVAKEREEEREKGSSREERTEEEQGKPKRRGEERREEEEEGTKEEEEARELKRRGEGRRKEEEEETPNGGKDEEKEGGEKPKMEEEEMKSRVRAGGREEAKRSKGEDLQHDRQVVGSRSEVELPLGEAELYDIGYEEEQDEGDDDDDDDDEEYRPTHLKPAGIKNPGDPCPGSHPGHPGPPGNFTRTGTRGSPSPSNPPSPPGHLASPSPLSLPSTLSPLGDFTHACTHDPPGHHGSPSLPGPPGLLSPDFCHAGTHGPSGQLGSPCPPGDVAPLGLPGLPGSPGPDSVVEEEAGADAEELEFEAGHEDLGSIWSAELYVGGHAGGRPSAPHHDHNDLDVAQNGGARGDGDKRVSVTRSLREEERLLLDRIQVMSLDTPPGTRKLPVPAPGEIQDAETDGGRRLVECSPGPSGDCVSVDQCIDGAARLSNSDAASQAGLIRGAADRQEDNGGECDRQGPATSSRSLLRWCQEVTAGYAGVKVTDFGASWRNGLAFCALLHRFHPDLVDFDELKAHDIEMNNKKRSPRFLFPRMKEKASASLQEAFGNLSPSIRKQKTRQRIRVNTC, encoded by the exons ATGACGCCAAGCAGAAGCCGGGATACCGCGGCCGCCGATGACATCGCCGCATTCGGACGGGCGCTCGCAGCGCAGGattccgaggcggccgaccgggaAGAGCGAGGAAGGGGCAG TCCCGGCAAATTGCAATCCGAGGTGATCGTAGCCCCGCCTCCTCCGTGGCCATTCGCCGCCCCCCAGCGCCCGTCCACCAGCGTCCTAGCGGCTTTCATCACCCCCAAGCGAACCCGTCTCCACGGCGACGAGGATGCTGACGATCTCCGTCGCCGTGCGGATGCGGGAGGAGAACCGCCGCGCGATGTCGTCCGCGAGGCGCCCGGCAGCCAATCGGGAGGCTGCGTTGCGGAGCGGGACTCGGGCGG CCTCTCTGCTCTGGAGGaggaacaggaggaggaggaggaggaggagaggaggagtAGGCGGCGGCGGTGGCAACACGAGGAAGAGAAGAGGAGGCTGCTGGCGGAGGAGAAGCGGCGACTCTTCCAGGAACAGGAGGAGCTGAGGAAGCTGAAGGAGAGGAGGCGCCGCCAGGAGGAGCAGCTCCTCCAGGAGAAAGGAGAGCGCGACCGCCGGCTgcggcaggaggaggaggaggaggggaggaggCGCCGGGACGCCCGCCAGGAGGAGGCCGGACTCgtgaggaggagggaggaggaggaggaggaagaggaaaggagcaaggaggaggagcgccggcagaggagggaggaggagacaCGACGGATGCTGCAAcgagagaaagaggaggaggcggagaggaggaggcggcgcgGGAGAGAGGAGGAAGCAAaggaagaggagagaaaaaGGAGGCAGAAAGAGgggaaggaagaagaggaacgggagagggagagaaagaggAGGCTCGACGGGGACCGGCTGAGGGAGGAGAATGGCGGAATGGAGAGGACGAAAAAGGAGGAAGAGGCGGCGACAGGGGAAGAAAGACAGAAAAGGGAGGGTGagccgaggaagaggaggtgggAAGAGGAGGAGCGGAGAGTCGAGGACGAGAGGCAACGATTGAGGGGGGAGCAAGACAGGATGcggaaggaggaggagatggagaggaagaaaagcgaggaggaggagagaaagaGGAGGTGCGACGAGGAGGAGAGGGTGACGCCAAGATTGAGAGAGGAGAAAGAGACGGTGGAGAAAGAGAGGAGGCACGAGGAGGAGGCGAGGAGGGACGatggagaaagaaaagaggatcgGGAGAGGGAGGAGAATGAAAGGATGGCGAGGAAAAAAGGGGGGGAACTGgagaagaaggaagaggagagaaTCGATCAGGAGATGCAGAGATTgagagaggagaaagaatggAGGGAGAAAAGGAAAGCAGAGCTAAAGagaagggaggaagaggagaggaggaaagaggaagaaagaaagatggagggcgaagagagaaagaggaggTGTGAAGAGGAGGAGAGCGTCAAGGTGGAAAAGGAGAGACGGCAAAGATCGAGGGAGGAGAATgagaggaagaaaatggaggaagagaggaggagaaagaaagaggaggaagaagatagGAGGTGTAGAGAGGAGGAGAGGCTGAAAGTGGAAACGGAGAAAGAGATGACAAGATTGAGGgaagagaaagaggaggaggtgaagCAGAGGCGTGGCCAGCAGGAGTCGCTCGGTGCTCTCCGGCTCCCCCTGCTGGGCGCCAGCTGCATGACGCCCCCAAGTCTCAGCCAATCAGGAGAGACGCAGGCAGCCGATCAGCG TGGAACTGCTGAGGTGGACGCTCCTGCTAGGCCAATCGTAGCAAAGGCCCCGCCTCTTGGTCCTCCTGCTGTGTCAGTGGTCGAAGACGTGTCCAAGTTAGCAGACGAGAAGACGTCAACCCTTTCAGAAGGGTCGCTGCGGACATCGGcagctgaggaagaggaggaggatgaagagcgTGCGGCACAGGG TTGCCAGTCGGCAGCGGCTGAACAGAACCCGCCGGGTTCTGAAGGTTCACTTGAGGTCCACGTGGATCACGCGGTGGACCCGTTCCCCTGGACCGCGTCCTCCGCCGAACCGGAGCCCGGACCTTCAGATCGGCCGCAGCTCAGTCTTGTCGCCCGGCTGCGTCTGGTTGCCAAGGAGCGGGAGGAAGAACGAGAGAAGGGGAGTAGCAGGGAAGAAAGGACAGAGGAGGAGCAAGGAAAGCCAAAGAGGAGAGGGGAAGAaagaagggaggaggaggaggaagggacgaaggaagaagaggaggctcGAGAGCTGAAGAGGAGGGGAgaaggaaggaggaaggaggaggaagaagaaacaCCCAATGGCGGGAAAGATGAGGAGAAGGAAGGAGGTGAAAAACCCAAaatggaagaggaggagatgaAGAGTAGGGTGAGGGCAGGAGGACGAGAGGAAGCGAAGCGCAGTAAGGGCGAGGATCTGCAACACGACCGGCAGGTCGTCGGCAGCCGATCGGAGGTTGAGCTGCCACTCGGGGAGGCGGAGCTTTATGACATTGGGTATGAGGAGGAGCAGGAtgaaggtgatgatgatgatgatgatgatgatgaagagtaTCGGCCAACACACCTCAAACCAGCTGGGATCAAAAACCCTGGTGATCCTTGTCCTGGTAGCCATCCTGGTCATCCTGGTCCTCCTGGTAATTTTACTCGCACTGGTACCCGTGGTTCTCCTAGTCCTTCAAATCCTCCCAGTCCTCCTGGTCATCTTGCTTCTCCTAGTCCTCTGAGTCTTCCTAGTACGCTCAGTCCTCTTGGTGATTTTACTCACGCTTGTACCCATGATCCTCCTGGTCATCATGGTTCTCCTAGTCTTCCTGGTCCTCCTGGTCTTCTCAGTCCTGATTTTTGTCATGCTGGCACCCACGGTCCTTCTGGTCAACTTGGTTCTCCGTGTCCTCCTGGTGATGTCGCTCCTCTCGGTCTCCCTGGTCTTCCTGGTTCTCCCGGTCCGGACTCAGTCGTGGAGGAGGAGGCTGGCGCCGATGCGGAGGAGTTGGAGTTTGAGGCAGGTCACGAGGATCTAGGCTCCATATGGTCGGCCGAGCTCTACGTGGGGGGCCACGCCGGAGG CAGACCGTCTGCCCCACATCATGACCACAACGACCTCGATGTGGCACAAAACGGCGGCGCCCGTGGAGACGGAGATAAGCGCGTTAGCGTCACACGGAGTCTGCGGGAGGAAGAGCGGCTCCTATTGGACAGAATCCAGGTGATGTCACTGGACACGCCCCCCGGCACCAGGAAGCTCCCGGTTCCCGCGCCGGGCGAGATCCAAGATGCGGAGACGGATGGCGGGCGGCGATTGGTCGAGTGCTCACCGGGGCCGTCGGGAGACTGCGT GTCTGTCGATCAATGCATCGATGGCGCCGCTCGCCTTAGTAACAGCGACGCAGCTTCACAAGCCGGGCTAATCAGAGGGGCGGCTGACAGGCAGGAGGACAACGGCGGCGAG TGTGACCGTCAGGGCCCGGCGACCTCCAGCCGGTCGCTGCTGCGGTGGTGTCAGGAGGTCACAGCCGGCTACGCGGGGGTCAAGGTCACCGACTTCGGCGCTTCCTGGAGGAACGGCCTGGCCTTCTGCGCCCTCCTGCATCGCTTCCACCCCGACCTCGT AGATTTTGACGAGTTGAAAGCGCACGACATCGAAATGAACAACAAGAAG
- the LOC133415570 gene encoding trichohyalin-like isoform X4: MTPSRSRDTAAADDIAAFGRALAAQDSEAADREERGRGSPGKLQSEVIVAPPPPWPFAAPQRPSTSVLAAFITPKRTRLHGDEDADDLRRRADAGGEPPRDVVREAPGSQSGGCVAERDSGGLSALEEEQEEEEEEERRSRRRRWQHEEEKRRLLAEEKRRLFQEQEELRKLKERRRRQEEQLLQEKGERDRRLRQEEEEEGRRRRDARQEEAGLVRRREEEEEEEERSKEEERRQRREEETRRMLQREKEEEAERRRRRGREEEAKEEERKRRQKEGKEEEERERERKRRLDGDRLREENGGMERTKKEEEAATGEERQKREGEPRKRRWEEEERRVEDERQRLRGEQDRMRKEEEMERKKSEEEERKRRCDEEERVTPRLREEKETVEKERRHEEEARRDDGERKEDREREENERMARKKGGELEKKEEERIDQEMQRLREEKEWREKRKAELKRREEEERRKEEERKMEGEERKRRCEEEESVKVEKERRQRSREENERKKMEEERRRKKEEEEDRRCREEERLKVETEKEMTRLREEKEEEVKQRRGQQESLGALRLPLLGASCMTPPSLSQSGETQAADQRGTAEVDAPARPIVAKAPPLGPPAVSVVEDVSKLADEKTSTLSEGSLRTSAAEEEEEDEERAAQGCQSAAAEQNPPGSEGSLEVHVDHAVDPFPWTASSAEPEPGPSDRPQLSLVARLRLVAKEREEEREKGSSREERTEEEQGKPKRRGEERREEEEEGTKEEEEARELKRRGEGRRKEEEEETPNGGKDEEKEGGEKPKMEEEEMKSRVRAGGREEAKRSKGEDLQHDRQVVGSRSEVELPLGEAELYDIGYEEEQDEGDDDDDDDDEEYRPTHLKPAGIKNPGDPCPGSHPGHPGPPGNFTRTGTRGSPSPSNPPSPPGHLASPSPLSLPSTLSPLGDFTHACTHDPPGHHGSPSLPGPPGLLSPDFCHAGTHGPSGQLGSPCPPGDVAPLGLPGLPGSPGPDSVVEEEAGADAEELEFEAGHEDLGSIWSAELYVGGHAGGRPSAPHHDHNDLDVAQNGGARGDGDKRVSVTRSLREEERLLLDRIQVMSLDTPPGTRKLPVPAPGEIQDAETDGGRRLVECSPGPSGDCVSVDQCIDGAARLSNSDAASQAGLIRGAADRQEDNGGECDRQGPATSSRSLLRWCQEVTAGYAGVKVTDFGASWRNGLAFCALLHRFHPDLVDFDELKAHDIEMNNKKAFAAFESLGISRLLEPSDMVLLSVPDRLIVVTYVSQLRSRFTQRELGVLHLESDASRYGPAPAPGEPGAVPFPPPRAKRPLKG; the protein is encoded by the exons ATGACGCCAAGCAGAAGCCGGGATACCGCGGCCGCCGATGACATCGCCGCATTCGGACGGGCGCTCGCAGCGCAGGattccgaggcggccgaccgggaAGAGCGAGGAAGGGGCAG TCCCGGCAAATTGCAATCCGAGGTGATCGTAGCCCCGCCTCCTCCGTGGCCATTCGCCGCCCCCCAGCGCCCGTCCACCAGCGTCCTAGCGGCTTTCATCACCCCCAAGCGAACCCGTCTCCACGGCGACGAGGATGCTGACGATCTCCGTCGCCGTGCGGATGCGGGAGGAGAACCGCCGCGCGATGTCGTCCGCGAGGCGCCCGGCAGCCAATCGGGAGGCTGCGTTGCGGAGCGGGACTCGGGCGG CCTCTCTGCTCTGGAGGaggaacaggaggaggaggaggaggaggagaggaggagtAGGCGGCGGCGGTGGCAACACGAGGAAGAGAAGAGGAGGCTGCTGGCGGAGGAGAAGCGGCGACTCTTCCAGGAACAGGAGGAGCTGAGGAAGCTGAAGGAGAGGAGGCGCCGCCAGGAGGAGCAGCTCCTCCAGGAGAAAGGAGAGCGCGACCGCCGGCTgcggcaggaggaggaggaggaggggaggaggCGCCGGGACGCCCGCCAGGAGGAGGCCGGACTCgtgaggaggagggaggaggaggaggaggaagaggaaaggagcaaggaggaggagcgccggcagaggagggaggaggagacaCGACGGATGCTGCAAcgagagaaagaggaggaggcggagaggaggaggcggcgcgGGAGAGAGGAGGAAGCAAaggaagaggagagaaaaaGGAGGCAGAAAGAGgggaaggaagaagaggaacgggagagggagagaaagaggAGGCTCGACGGGGACCGGCTGAGGGAGGAGAATGGCGGAATGGAGAGGACGAAAAAGGAGGAAGAGGCGGCGACAGGGGAAGAAAGACAGAAAAGGGAGGGTGagccgaggaagaggaggtgggAAGAGGAGGAGCGGAGAGTCGAGGACGAGAGGCAACGATTGAGGGGGGAGCAAGACAGGATGcggaaggaggaggagatggagaggaagaaaagcgaggaggaggagagaaagaGGAGGTGCGACGAGGAGGAGAGGGTGACGCCAAGATTGAGAGAGGAGAAAGAGACGGTGGAGAAAGAGAGGAGGCACGAGGAGGAGGCGAGGAGGGACGatggagaaagaaaagaggatcgGGAGAGGGAGGAGAATGAAAGGATGGCGAGGAAAAAAGGGGGGGAACTGgagaagaaggaagaggagagaaTCGATCAGGAGATGCAGAGATTgagagaggagaaagaatggAGGGAGAAAAGGAAAGCAGAGCTAAAGagaagggaggaagaggagaggaggaaagaggaagaaagaaagatggagggcgaagagagaaagaggaggTGTGAAGAGGAGGAGAGCGTCAAGGTGGAAAAGGAGAGACGGCAAAGATCGAGGGAGGAGAATgagaggaagaaaatggaggaagagaggaggagaaagaaagaggaggaagaagatagGAGGTGTAGAGAGGAGGAGAGGCTGAAAGTGGAAACGGAGAAAGAGATGACAAGATTGAGGgaagagaaagaggaggaggtgaagCAGAGGCGTGGCCAGCAGGAGTCGCTCGGTGCTCTCCGGCTCCCCCTGCTGGGCGCCAGCTGCATGACGCCCCCAAGTCTCAGCCAATCAGGAGAGACGCAGGCAGCCGATCAGCG TGGAACTGCTGAGGTGGACGCTCCTGCTAGGCCAATCGTAGCAAAGGCCCCGCCTCTTGGTCCTCCTGCTGTGTCAGTGGTCGAAGACGTGTCCAAGTTAGCAGACGAGAAGACGTCAACCCTTTCAGAAGGGTCGCTGCGGACATCGGcagctgaggaagaggaggaggatgaagagcgTGCGGCACAGGG TTGCCAGTCGGCAGCGGCTGAACAGAACCCGCCGGGTTCTGAAGGTTCACTTGAGGTCCACGTGGATCACGCGGTGGACCCGTTCCCCTGGACCGCGTCCTCCGCCGAACCGGAGCCCGGACCTTCAGATCGGCCGCAGCTCAGTCTTGTCGCCCGGCTGCGTCTGGTTGCCAAGGAGCGGGAGGAAGAACGAGAGAAGGGGAGTAGCAGGGAAGAAAGGACAGAGGAGGAGCAAGGAAAGCCAAAGAGGAGAGGGGAAGAaagaagggaggaggaggaggaagggacgaaggaagaagaggaggctcGAGAGCTGAAGAGGAGGGGAgaaggaaggaggaaggaggaggaagaagaaacaCCCAATGGCGGGAAAGATGAGGAGAAGGAAGGAGGTGAAAAACCCAAaatggaagaggaggagatgaAGAGTAGGGTGAGGGCAGGAGGACGAGAGGAAGCGAAGCGCAGTAAGGGCGAGGATCTGCAACACGACCGGCAGGTCGTCGGCAGCCGATCGGAGGTTGAGCTGCCACTCGGGGAGGCGGAGCTTTATGACATTGGGTATGAGGAGGAGCAGGAtgaaggtgatgatgatgatgatgatgatgatgaagagtaTCGGCCAACACACCTCAAACCAGCTGGGATCAAAAACCCTGGTGATCCTTGTCCTGGTAGCCATCCTGGTCATCCTGGTCCTCCTGGTAATTTTACTCGCACTGGTACCCGTGGTTCTCCTAGTCCTTCAAATCCTCCCAGTCCTCCTGGTCATCTTGCTTCTCCTAGTCCTCTGAGTCTTCCTAGTACGCTCAGTCCTCTTGGTGATTTTACTCACGCTTGTACCCATGATCCTCCTGGTCATCATGGTTCTCCTAGTCTTCCTGGTCCTCCTGGTCTTCTCAGTCCTGATTTTTGTCATGCTGGCACCCACGGTCCTTCTGGTCAACTTGGTTCTCCGTGTCCTCCTGGTGATGTCGCTCCTCTCGGTCTCCCTGGTCTTCCTGGTTCTCCCGGTCCGGACTCAGTCGTGGAGGAGGAGGCTGGCGCCGATGCGGAGGAGTTGGAGTTTGAGGCAGGTCACGAGGATCTAGGCTCCATATGGTCGGCCGAGCTCTACGTGGGGGGCCACGCCGGAGG CAGACCGTCTGCCCCACATCATGACCACAACGACCTCGATGTGGCACAAAACGGCGGCGCCCGTGGAGACGGAGATAAGCGCGTTAGCGTCACACGGAGTCTGCGGGAGGAAGAGCGGCTCCTATTGGACAGAATCCAGGTGATGTCACTGGACACGCCCCCCGGCACCAGGAAGCTCCCGGTTCCCGCGCCGGGCGAGATCCAAGATGCGGAGACGGATGGCGGGCGGCGATTGGTCGAGTGCTCACCGGGGCCGTCGGGAGACTGCGT GTCTGTCGATCAATGCATCGATGGCGCCGCTCGCCTTAGTAACAGCGACGCAGCTTCACAAGCCGGGCTAATCAGAGGGGCGGCTGACAGGCAGGAGGACAACGGCGGCGAG TGTGACCGTCAGGGCCCGGCGACCTCCAGCCGGTCGCTGCTGCGGTGGTGTCAGGAGGTCACAGCCGGCTACGCGGGGGTCAAGGTCACCGACTTCGGCGCTTCCTGGAGGAACGGCCTGGCCTTCTGCGCCCTCCTGCATCGCTTCCACCCCGACCTCGT AGATTTTGACGAGTTGAAAGCGCACGACATCGAAATGAACAACAAGAAG
- the LOC133415571 gene encoding EH domain-binding protein 1-like, protein MTSVWKRLQRVGKKASKFQFVASYQELLLECKEKWQPDKLRVVWTRRNRRMCSKLHSWQPGIKNPYRGTVLWPVPENVDISVTLFKEAGADAFEDKEWTFVLEGECKGHRKVLGSAAINLKNYASATPTQTDVRLSLKPLSVKVVEAELKLSLSCIFVREGKATDEDMQSLASLTERQTRRGRRGRLQRERRRRRRRGSHPRGPRPALPPPPARRRDLLPRAPPPHRSAAACHLPGKSSRVVRAAPPGGANVSRRQRRVRWVSRRRAFRQLPSFGR, encoded by the exons ATGACGTCAGTGTGGAAGAGACTTCAGCGTGTTGGCAAAAAAGCTTCCAAGTTTCAGTTTGTTGCTTCCTACCAGGAATTGCTGCTCGAATGCAAAGAAAAATG gCAGCCCGACAAGTTGCGTGTGGTTTGGACGAGGAGGAACCGGCGCATGTGCTCCAAG ttgcaCAGTTGGCAGCCTGGAATCAAGAACCCGTACAGAGGGACGGTTCTCTGGCCCGTCCCGGAGAACGTGGACATCTCGGTGACGCTCTTCAAG GAAGCGGGAGCTGACGCGTTCGAGGACAAAGAGTGGACCTTCGTCCTTGAGGGT GAGTGCAAAGGCCACCGTAAGGTTCTCGGGTCCGCCGCCATCAACTTGAAGAATTACGCCAGCGCGACGCCGACGCAGACGGACGTCAGGCTGTCGCTCAAGCCGCTGTCCGTCAAAGTGGTGGAGGCGGAGCTCAAACTGTCGCTGTCCTGCATCTTTGTGCGTGAGGGAAAAGCCAC CGACGAAGACATGCAGAGCCTCGCCAGCCTGACTGAGCGTCAAACCCGACGTGGCCGACGTGGACGACTTCAGCGAGAGCGACGAAGACGGCGACGGCGCGGCAG TCATCCGAGAGGACCCCGCCCCGCGCTGCCGCCCCCCCCGGCCCGTCGGCGGGACCTCCTCCCCCGCGCCCCTCCCCCTCATCGCTCCGCCGCTGCCTGCCATCTTCCAGGGAAAAG CTCCCGCGTCGTACGAGCGGCGCCCCCCGGCGGCGCAAATGTCAGCCGTCGTCAGCGGCGCGTCAGGTGGGTATCGCGGCGGCGTGCTTTCCGCCAGCTTCCGTCTTTTGGACGGTAG